The Aureimonas mangrovi genome includes a region encoding these proteins:
- a CDS encoding 1-aminocyclopropane-1-carboxylate deaminase encodes MSLLTRFDRYPLTFGPTPIEHLRRLTAALGGKVEIFAKREDCNSGLAMGGNKLRKLEYIVPDAIASGADTLVSIGGVQSNHTRMVAATAAKLGMKCVVIQESWVPHHDAVYDRVGNIMMTRLMGADSRLVEDGFDIGIRRSWEDAIRSVEEAGGKPYPIPAGASVHKYGALGYVGFAEEVAAQEADLGFRFDYIVVCVVTGSTQAGMIVGFAAQDRAESVIGIDASGTPEQTRSQVRGIVDNAAELVELGRAVREDEIVINPDYAYPAYGVPSQETSAAIRLGARTEGMITDPVYEGKSLQGLIDLVGKGFFPADSRVLYVHLGGAPALNGYAGYYGQG; translated from the coding sequence ATGTCCCTGCTCACGCGCTTCGATCGTTATCCCCTCACCTTCGGCCCGACGCCGATCGAGCATCTGCGGCGCCTGACCGCCGCGCTCGGTGGAAAAGTCGAGATCTTCGCCAAGCGCGAGGACTGCAATTCGGGGCTGGCGATGGGCGGCAACAAGCTGCGCAAGCTCGAATACATCGTGCCGGATGCCATCGCGTCCGGTGCCGACACGCTGGTGTCGATCGGCGGCGTGCAGTCGAACCACACGCGCATGGTGGCCGCGACGGCCGCAAAGCTTGGGATGAAGTGTGTCGTCATCCAGGAAAGCTGGGTGCCGCACCATGACGCCGTCTACGACCGCGTCGGCAATATCATGATGACCCGCCTGATGGGCGCCGATTCGCGTCTCGTCGAAGACGGCTTCGACATCGGCATCCGCAGGAGCTGGGAGGACGCGATCCGCTCGGTGGAAGAGGCCGGCGGCAAACCCTACCCCATCCCCGCGGGGGCTTCGGTCCACAAATACGGTGCGCTCGGCTATGTGGGCTTCGCCGAAGAGGTCGCAGCCCAGGAGGCGGACCTCGGTTTCCGCTTCGATTACATCGTGGTCTGCGTCGTGACGGGCTCCACTCAGGCCGGAATGATCGTCGGCTTCGCGGCACAGGACCGCGCCGAGAGCGTCATCGGCATCGACGCATCCGGGACGCCGGAACAGACCCGCTCGCAGGTTCGCGGGATTGTGGACAACGCGGCGGAACTCGTCGAGCTCGGCCGCGCCGTACGCGAAGACGAGATCGTCATCAATCCGGACTACGCCTATCCGGCCTACGGTGTGCCGTCGCAGGAGACGAGTGCGGCGATCCGGCTCGGCGCACGCACGGAGGGCATGATCACCGACCCGGTCTATGAGGGAAAATCGCTGCAGGGCCTGATCGACCTCGTCGGCAAGGGCTTCTTCCCGGCCGATTCTCGGGTACTTTACGTCCATCTGGGAGGTGCGCCGGCTCTGAATGGGTATGCGGGCTATTACGGGCAGGGTTGA
- a CDS encoding Lrp/AsnC family transcriptional regulator, with product MEEASTLDRTDLRILRVLQGNGRLSNAELAARVNASPATCHRRTQRLVDEGFVRSVRAEVDPNAVGLGVLVLVGVVLDRSTPESFAAFEGAVTGMKEVLDCHLVAGEFDYLLKVRVRDIGGFNKLHGERLLTLPGVRQIRTFFVMKEVKEHGPLSF from the coding sequence ATGGAAGAAGCTTCGACGCTGGATCGAACGGACTTGCGGATTCTCCGCGTGCTGCAGGGCAATGGTCGCCTGAGCAACGCGGAACTCGCCGCGAGGGTGAATGCCAGCCCGGCCACATGCCACCGCCGCACCCAGCGCCTTGTCGACGAAGGCTTCGTTCGCAGCGTGCGCGCCGAAGTGGATCCCAACGCCGTCGGGCTCGGCGTGCTGGTCCTCGTCGGCGTCGTGCTCGATCGCTCGACGCCCGAAAGCTTCGCAGCCTTCGAGGGCGCCGTGACGGGCATGAAGGAGGTGCTGGACTGCCACCTCGTCGCCGGTGAGTTCGACTATCTTCTGAAAGTGCGCGTACGCGACATCGGCGGCTTCAACAAACTGCACGGCGAACGGCTGCTGACGCTGCCGGGCGTGCGCCAAATCCGCACATTCTTCGTGATGAAGGAGGTGAAGGAACACGGTCCTTTGTCGTTCTGA
- a CDS encoding IS110 family transposase, whose amino-acid sequence MSEVTTIGLDIAKTVFHAHGADERGRGVFSKRLTRAKLLAFFAAQPRCIVALEACGGAHHWARELTALGHEVRLIPPAYVKPFVKRHKNDAVDAEAICEAAQRPTMRFVAVKSEEQQASALVFRTRDLLVRQRTQLINAIRGHLTEYGWVAPKGPAYVSMLSDLLDDELGASLPPAAVSMFRVMLDVLVDLNERIIALDKEIAQRACEQETARRLMTIPGIGPITATALLALAPAAETFAKGRDFAAWVGLTPLQHSTGGKQKLGATSKMGERTLRRLLIIGASAVIIQATRRGTAKGSWLEQMLARKPRMLVTVALANKMARIVWALLAKGGTYRAPMAVAA is encoded by the coding sequence GTGTCCGAGGTTACCACGATCGGCCTGGATATCGCGAAGACCGTGTTCCACGCCCATGGCGCCGACGAGCGCGGCCGCGGCGTTTTCTCCAAGCGCCTGACGCGGGCAAAGCTACTGGCCTTCTTCGCCGCGCAGCCACGCTGCATCGTGGCGCTGGAGGCGTGCGGCGGGGCCCACCATTGGGCTCGCGAGCTGACGGCGCTGGGCCATGAGGTTCGACTGATCCCGCCTGCCTACGTGAAGCCGTTCGTGAAGCGGCACAAGAACGATGCGGTGGATGCCGAGGCGATCTGCGAGGCGGCGCAGCGACCAACCATGCGCTTCGTGGCCGTTAAGAGCGAGGAGCAGCAGGCATCGGCCCTCGTGTTCCGGACCAGGGACCTCCTCGTTCGCCAGCGCACCCAGCTCATCAATGCCATTCGCGGTCATCTGACCGAGTATGGCTGGGTTGCGCCGAAGGGGCCTGCCTATGTCTCGATGCTGAGTGATCTGCTCGACGACGAGCTGGGGGCCTCGTTGCCGCCGGCAGCGGTCTCAATGTTCCGCGTCATGCTCGACGTCCTCGTCGATCTCAACGAGCGCATCATCGCTCTCGACAAGGAGATCGCCCAGCGTGCCTGCGAGCAGGAGACGGCGCGGCGGTTGATGACCATTCCCGGGATCGGGCCGATTACCGCGACGGCGCTGCTGGCCCTGGCGCCGGCAGCCGAGACCTTCGCTAAGGGGCGGGACTTCGCCGCCTGGGTCGGCCTGACACCGTTACAGCACTCGACCGGGGGCAAGCAGAAGCTCGGCGCGACCTCGAAGATGGGTGAGCGAACGCTGCGTCGCCTTCTGATCATCGGGGCCAGCGCGGTGATCATCCAGGCCACGCGGCGCGGCACCGCGAAGGGATCGTGGCTGGAGCAGATGCTGGCGCGCAAGCCGCGCATGCTGGTGACGGTCGCACTCGCCAACAAGATGGCGCGCATTGTCTGGGCCCTTCTGGCGAAGGGCGGAACTTACCGAGCTCCGATGGCGGTCGCGGCGTAA
- a CDS encoding TIGR02300 family protein — protein sequence MANPELGTKRVCPETGRKFYDLNKDPIVSPFTGKEYPLSFFETVKSGGRTSTKREEEEEVEEVETTEESENEETVSLSDVEEEENDDGKSDMPDVDEDDDVEIEDDDNDADTFLEEDEDDDDDMTDIIGGRDDEEDV from the coding sequence ATGGCGAATCCCGAACTTGGCACCAAGCGCGTCTGCCCCGAGACGGGCCGCAAATTCTACGACCTGAACAAGGACCCGATCGTCTCGCCCTTCACGGGCAAGGAGTATCCCCTCTCCTTCTTCGAGACGGTGAAGTCCGGCGGGCGCACCTCGACCAAGCGGGAAGAGGAAGAAGAGGTCGAGGAGGTGGAGACCACGGAGGAGAGCGAGAACGAGGAGACGGTCTCGCTGTCCGACGTGGAGGAAGAAGAGAACGACGACGGCAAGTCCGACATGCCCGATGTCGACGAGGATGACGACGTCGAGATCGAGGACGACGACAACGACGCCGACACCTTCCTCGAGGAAGACGAGGACGATGACGACGACATGACCGACATCATCGGTGGTCGCGACGACGAGGAAGACGTTTGA